A genome region from Chitinophagales bacterium includes the following:
- a CDS encoding DUF1736 domain-containing protein, whose amino-acid sequence MKKGKKKAADSMVATSVPESSLEHNATGLPYIIVFLFACLIYGNTLWNQYASDDAIVLTENIYVQKGFGGIQDIFTHDVFEGFFKEKKSLVAGGRYRPLSVATFAVEYGLFGLNPMLSHAVNVVLFAVTCLLIYYLLMQLLPLSSTTPFYVSIPFLASMLYAAHPIHTEAVANIKGRDEIMSMLFAIAALTASVLYVSKGAKWLVVAVAAMFLSLLSKENSVTFLAVVPLTFYFFTKATPKQYFAAVAAVFIPTVLYLALRSQFAASGLAEESSEILNNPFVGATFAQRYATPVYSFLLYYYKLVFPHPLSHDYYFNQIPLIEFGDAKFITASIVTLALIGIAINQLRRKTVVSYAILYYFITFSVVSNILFSVGIIMNERFLFMPSLGYCLLLAAGFYYFFQTKKMPAMVVVGLAAVVVLLFSAKTFSRNYVWKDNLTLFTTDAKNSPNSSKVNTSAGGDLLAASDKEPDSLQRKKMIEEAMVYLTRALNIYPDNFNTLLLMGNAQYKYYKTVDAALPFYNKIIALKKGGEFLANQNAGNLLFAEQKYAAAIPYLRTAVNMQPSNIEMLLRLSDSYALNGQADTALFYTNYAYQKQPENAMVAHQLGRIYGRYLNRLEEAIPYLQKAAQLNPSETTYLEDLGVAYGLLGKFDAVIETMNKLLQIKPNYKPAYLNMSISYRNKGDAAQADLYMKKAMELP is encoded by the coding sequence ATGAAGAAAGGAAAGAAGAAAGCAGCAGATTCGATGGTGGCTACAAGTGTGCCGGAAAGTAGTTTGGAACACAATGCCACAGGGCTTCCATATATTATTGTATTTCTTTTTGCTTGTTTAATTTATGGCAATACACTTTGGAATCAATATGCTTCAGACGATGCTATTGTTCTTACCGAAAATATTTATGTGCAGAAAGGTTTTGGCGGCATACAGGATATTTTTACCCACGATGTTTTTGAAGGTTTTTTTAAGGAGAAGAAGAGCCTAGTAGCAGGCGGCAGGTATAGGCCGCTCAGCGTAGCAACTTTTGCAGTGGAGTATGGTTTGTTTGGTTTAAACCCTATGCTTAGCCATGCGGTAAATGTGGTGTTGTTTGCTGTTACTTGCTTGCTAATTTATTACTTGTTGATGCAGTTGCTTCCGCTTAGCAGCACAACGCCATTTTATGTGTCAATTCCATTCCTGGCGAGTATGCTGTATGCTGCACATCCTATTCACACAGAGGCAGTAGCCAATATCAAAGGACGCGATGAAATTATGAGTATGCTTTTTGCAATAGCGGCACTTACAGCATCGGTGCTGTATGTAAGCAAGGGTGCCAAGTGGCTGGTGGTGGCAGTAGCAGCAATGTTTCTTTCATTGCTTTCAAAAGAAAACTCAGTTACATTTCTTGCAGTAGTGCCGCTTACGTTTTACTTTTTTACCAAGGCAACTCCTAAGCAATATTTTGCAGCAGTAGCAGCAGTGTTTATTCCTACGGTTTTGTATTTGGCATTGCGCAGCCAGTTTGCGGCATCGGGTTTGGCAGAGGAGTCGTCAGAAATATTAAACAATCCGTTTGTGGGCGCCACTTTTGCGCAGCGCTATGCTACTCCGGTGTATAGCTTCTTACTGTATTATTACAAATTGGTTTTTCCGCATCCGCTGAGTCACGATTACTATTTCAACCAAATTCCGTTGATAGAGTTTGGCGATGCAAAATTTATTACGGCTTCTATTGTAACCTTGGCACTTATTGGAATTGCCATTAACCAATTGAGGCGCAAAACGGTAGTGTCTTATGCTATTCTGTATTACTTTATTACGTTTTCTGTAGTGTCAAATATCTTGTTTTCGGTAGGTATTATTATGAACGAAAGGTTTTTGTTTATGCCTTCGTTGGGATATTGCTTGTTGTTGGCTGCCGGTTTTTATTATTTCTTTCAAACAAAAAAAATGCCTGCAATGGTGGTGGTTGGGTTAGCTGCGGTGGTGGTGCTGTTGTTTAGTGCAAAAACTTTTAGCAGAAATTATGTGTGGAAAGACAACCTTACCTTGTTTACCACCGATGCCAAAAATTCGCCCAATAGTTCTAAGGTAAATACTAGTGCCGGTGGCGATTTGCTGGCAGCCAGCGATAAAGAACCGGATTCGCTCCAGCGCAAAAAAATGATTGAAGAGGCAATGGTATATCTTACCAGGGCACTCAATATTTATCCGGATAACTTCAATACACTTTTATTGATGGGCAATGCTCAGTATAAGTATTACAAAACAGTAGATGCTGCATTGCCATTTTACAATAAAATTATTGCGCTTAAAAAGGGTGGAGAATTTCTTGCCAACCAAAATGCAGGCAATTTATTATTTGCAGAGCAGAAGTATGCGGCTGCCATTCCGTATTTGCGTACGGCAGTAAATATGCAGCCAAGTAATATAGAAATGCTGCTAAGGTTAAGCGATAGCTATGCTTTAAATGGCCAGGCAGATACTGCGCTGTTTTACACCAATTATGCCTACCAAAAGCAGCCCGAAAATGCAATGGTGGCACACCAGTTGGGCAGAATTTACGGCAGGTATTTGAATCGCCTGGAAGAGGCTATTCCATATTTGCAAAAAGCAGCACAGCTAAACCCTTCTGAAACTACTTATTTAGAAGATCTTGGAGTGGCGTATGGTTTACTGGGAAAGTTTGATGCAGTAATAGAAACCATGAATAAGCTACTTCAAATAAAACCAAATTACAAGCCTGCATACTTGAATATGAGTATTTCGTATCGCAATAAAGGCGATGCAGCACAAGCAGACTTGTACATGAAGAAAGCTATGGAACTACCATAG
- the mnmA gene encoding tRNA 2-thiouridine(34) synthase MnmA: MSKRGKVLVAMSGGIDSTVSAVMLHEQGYEVVGITMKTWDYANSGGSKKETGCCSLDSINDARQVAVELGFNHYILDIRGEFGNFVVDNFVEEYLAGRTPNPCVLCNTHIKWEALLKRADAMDCEFIATGHYAQVRAENERYVISKGLDANKDQSYVLWGVSQQCLSRTIFPIGGFHKPHIRQMARDMGYTELANKSESYEICFVPDNDYRGFLKRKDPTLEARVKGGSFVDKEGRVIGKHEGYPFYTIGQRKGLGVAFGKPMFVTAIIPETNTVVLGEEVDLERTRMTVGKLNLQKYTQLPGKIPAITKVRYKHEGESSLIEQHGDLVAVEFMGKVSAIAPGQSAVFYENNDVIGGGIIMANPSVQAS; the protein is encoded by the coding sequence ATGAGTAAAAGAGGAAAAGTGTTGGTTGCCATGAGCGGAGGAATAGACTCCACCGTAAGTGCCGTAATGCTGCACGAACAAGGTTATGAAGTAGTGGGAATTACCATGAAAACGTGGGATTATGCCAATAGTGGCGGTAGTAAAAAAGAAACAGGCTGCTGTAGTTTAGATTCTATTAACGATGCTCGGCAAGTGGCGGTAGAGCTTGGTTTTAATCATTACATTTTAGACATAAGGGGCGAGTTTGGCAATTTTGTAGTAGATAATTTTGTAGAAGAATATTTGGCGGGTCGCACACCCAATCCTTGTGTGCTATGCAATACGCATATTAAGTGGGAAGCATTGCTGAAACGTGCCGATGCCATGGACTGTGAGTTTATAGCTACCGGACACTATGCACAAGTGCGCGCAGAAAATGAGCGCTATGTAATATCTAAAGGATTAGATGCCAATAAAGATCAGAGCTATGTTTTGTGGGGCGTAAGCCAGCAGTGCCTTAGCCGTACCATTTTTCCAATAGGCGGCTTTCATAAACCGCACATTCGCCAAATGGCTCGCGATATGGGATATACAGAACTTGCCAATAAAAGCGAGAGCTACGAAATATGTTTTGTACCCGATAACGATTATCGCGGTTTCTTAAAACGTAAAGACCCAACCTTAGAAGCAAGAGTTAAAGGAGGCAGTTTTGTGGATAAAGAAGGACGTGTAATAGGTAAGCACGAAGGTTATCCTTTCTATACCATTGGGCAGCGCAAAGGTTTGGGTGTAGCATTTGGAAAGCCCATGTTTGTTACAGCTATTATTCCGGAAACCAATACCGTTGTATTGGGCGAAGAAGTAGATTTAGAAAGAACGCGTATGACGGTAGGAAAACTAAACCTACAAAAATACACACAGTTGCCGGGTAAAATTCCTGCCATTACCAAGGTGCGCTATAAACATGAAGGAGAAAGCAGCCTTATTGAACAGCATGGCGATTTAGTGGCAGTAGAATTTATGGGTAAAGTAAGCGCCATAGCTCCGGGGCAGAGTGCCGTGTTTTATGAAAATAACGATGTAATAGGAGGTGGAATAATTATGGCAAACCCTTCTGTGCAGGCAAGTTAA
- a CDS encoding heme-copper oxidase subunit III, translating into MIASSQKNKTQQRVFRYHPIAVSTYLLLASITVVFLTLSVFYFLTTYGTSFNRFQLPLLFHANSVIILVSSYSMHQTRIANLRDDAHGFANGMMVTTMLGIAFTIFQLMAWSELQNSGIKLQNNVAGAYLYVISALHLLHLIVGVAILAYFWLKAKERENNPVAELLFDTDPYAKLKVKYMALYWHFVDALWIYLYLFFVLNILLAK; encoded by the coding sequence ATGATTGCTTCATCTCAAAAAAACAAAACTCAACAGCGTGTATTCAGGTATCATCCGATAGCGGTTAGTACTTATTTGCTTTTGGCGAGCATTACTGTTGTGTTTTTAACGCTTTCGGTATTTTACTTTTTAACTACTTACGGTACTAGCTTTAATCGTTTTCAACTACCATTATTGTTTCACGCAAACTCTGTAATTATCTTAGTTAGCAGCTATAGTATGCACCAAACTAGAATTGCCAATTTGCGCGATGATGCACATGGTTTTGCAAACGGCATGATGGTTACAACTATGTTGGGTATTGCCTTTACCATTTTTCAACTAATGGCTTGGAGTGAATTGCAAAACAGCGGTATTAAGTTGCAAAACAATGTGGCAGGAGCCTACTTGTATGTAATTTCGGCATTACACTTGCTGCATCTAATTGTGGGCGTGGCCATACTGGCATACTTTTGGTTAAAGGCTAAAGAGCGCGAAAACAATCCTGTGGCTGAACTGCTTTTTGATACCGATCCCTATGCCAAACTCAAGGTAAAATACATGGCACTTTACTGGCATTTTGTAGATGCCTTATGGATTTACCTCTACCTCTTTTTTGTGTTGAATATTCTATTGGCAAAATAA
- the nuoF gene encoding NADH-quinone oxidoreductase subunit NuoF, whose amino-acid sequence MGRKILLEHIDVPGISTYEVYRSKGGYTGVEKALKLTPNDIVEEVKKSGLRGRGGAGFPTGLKWSFIDKKSGRPRHLICNADESEPGTFKDRFLMEKIPHLLVEGMIISSFALEANLSYIYIRGEYMWIYRILEKAINEAYANGWLGKNIQGSGYNLDLYVTCGAGAYICGEETALIESLEGKRGNPRIKPPFPAVVGLYGNPTVVNNVESIATVPWIINNTGEEYAKIGVGKSTGTKLISASGNIKNPGVYEIELGLPVDEFVMSDEWLGGMQTNRPMKACVPGGSSVPILPAELLFKTAKGENRIMTYESMSDGGFATGSMIGSGGFIVYDDRACIVRNTWNFSRFYHHESCGQCSPCREGTGWLDKVTWRIEHGYGSMEDIDLLWDIQRGIEGNTICPLGDAAAWPVAAAIRHFRHEFEYHVRFPEKIKDRKHFEHEPWEKVKYLMAKEAVTV is encoded by the coding sequence ATGGGAAGAAAAATTTTGTTAGAGCACATAGATGTTCCCGGAATATCAACTTACGAAGTATATCGTAGCAAAGGCGGCTATACCGGAGTAGAAAAAGCATTGAAACTTACGCCCAACGACATTGTGGAGGAAGTAAAAAAATCCGGCTTACGCGGAAGAGGCGGAGCAGGCTTCCCTACCGGTTTAAAATGGAGTTTTATAGATAAAAAGAGTGGTCGCCCACGCCACTTAATTTGCAATGCCGATGAATCGGAACCGGGTACATTTAAAGATCGCTTTTTAATGGAAAAAATCCCCCACCTGCTAGTAGAAGGGATGATTATTTCCAGTTTTGCATTAGAAGCAAATCTTTCGTACATCTATATCCGCGGTGAGTATATGTGGATTTACCGCATACTCGAAAAAGCAATCAACGAAGCTTATGCCAACGGCTGGCTCGGAAAAAACATCCAAGGCAGCGGCTACAATCTAGATTTATATGTTACCTGCGGAGCCGGAGCATATATTTGCGGAGAAGAAACCGCACTCATAGAATCGCTAGAAGGCAAACGCGGTAATCCGCGCATTAAACCTCCATTTCCGGCAGTAGTTGGTTTATATGGAAACCCCACCGTGGTAAATAATGTTGAAAGTATTGCCACCGTGCCATGGATTATCAACAACACAGGCGAAGAATATGCCAAAATAGGCGTAGGAAAATCTACCGGAACTAAACTAATTTCTGCCTCCGGCAACATTAAAAATCCGGGCGTATATGAGATTGAACTAGGCTTACCCGTAGATGAGTTTGTAATGAGCGATGAATGGCTGGGAGGCATGCAAACCAACCGCCCTATGAAAGCCTGCGTACCGGGAGGAAGTTCTGTACCTATTTTGCCAGCCGAATTGCTATTTAAAACCGCTAAAGGCGAAAATAGAATTATGACCTACGAGAGCATGAGCGATGGTGGCTTTGCTACCGGCTCCATGATTGGCTCCGGAGGATTTATTGTATATGACGACCGCGCTTGTATTGTGCGCAATACTTGGAATTTTTCGCGCTTTTATCACCACGAAAGTTGTGGACAATGTTCGCCTTGCCGCGAAGGAACCGGATGGTTAGATAAAGTAACATGGCGTATAGAACACGGATACGGCAGCATGGAAGACATAGACCTGCTTTGGGATATACAACGTGGCATAGAAGGAAATACCATTTGCCCACTGGGCGATGCTGCCGCATGGCCTGTAGCTGCGGCCATCCGCCATTTCCGCCACGAATTTGAATACCATGTGCGTTTCCCCGAAAAAATAAAAGACCGTAAGCACTTCGAGCATGAGCCTTGGGAAAAAGTAAAATACCTCATGGCAAAAGAAGCCGTAACTGTATAA
- a CDS encoding dipeptidase translates to MSEILSEIKANETRFLHELFELLRIPSVSADAKFAADVHKTAAFVAQKLTDAGADKVQLFSTPGFPVVYGEKIIDASKPTVLVYGHYDVQPADPYELWDAPPFEPVIKDGKIYARGSADDKGQMYMHVKAFEILMKQNALPCNIKFMIEGEEEIGSEHLEGFVTAHKDLLKSDVVLISDTSMISNEVPSITTGLRGLSYLEVEVTGPNRDLHSGVYGGAVANPINILCDMISKLHDEKRRVTIPGFYDDVEAVSEVERAEMAKAPFSQLEYNNDLGVKQELGEEGFTTLERVSIRPTLDVNGIWGGYTGQGAKTVLPSKAYAKISMRLVPNQSHEKITKLFTEYFLNAAPECVQVKVTPMHGGEAAVTPTNSIAYMAAAKAIETTYGKAPIPLRTGGSIPIVTMFESVLGTKSVLLGFGLDSDSIHSPNEHYGVWNYFKGIETIPYFLKYFAEMSK, encoded by the coding sequence ATGAGTGAAATTTTGAGCGAAATTAAAGCCAACGAAACCCGCTTTCTACATGAATTATTTGAACTGTTGCGCATACCTTCAGTAAGTGCCGATGCTAAGTTTGCTGCCGATGTACATAAAACGGCTGCATTTGTGGCTCAAAAACTTACCGATGCCGGAGCCGATAAAGTACAGTTGTTTTCTACACCCGGTTTTCCGGTAGTGTATGGCGAAAAAATAATAGATGCTTCTAAACCAACAGTGCTTGTGTATGGGCACTACGATGTGCAACCTGCCGACCCATACGAATTATGGGATGCACCTCCATTTGAACCTGTGATAAAAGATGGGAAGATTTATGCCCGTGGCAGTGCCGATGACAAAGGGCAAATGTATATGCATGTAAAAGCTTTTGAAATACTGATGAAGCAAAATGCGCTGCCATGCAACATCAAGTTTATGATTGAAGGCGAAGAAGAAATTGGAAGCGAACATTTAGAAGGATTTGTTACTGCACATAAGGACTTGTTGAAGAGCGATGTGGTATTGATTTCAGACACCTCTATGATTTCTAATGAAGTGCCAAGTATTACCACCGGTTTGCGTGGTCTTAGTTATTTAGAGGTAGAAGTTACGGGTCCTAATCGCGATTTACATAGCGGAGTATATGGCGGTGCTGTTGCCAATCCAATCAACATATTGTGCGATATGATTAGCAAGCTGCACGATGAGAAAAGAAGGGTAACCATACCTGGTTTTTACGATGATGTGGAAGCCGTAAGCGAAGTAGAGAGAGCAGAAATGGCAAAAGCACCATTCAGCCAGTTAGAGTATAACAACGATCTTGGTGTTAAGCAGGAATTGGGCGAAGAAGGTTTCACTACTTTAGAAAGAGTTTCTATACGCCCTACTTTAGATGTAAACGGTATTTGGGGCGGTTATACAGGGCAGGGTGCCAAAACGGTATTGCCTTCTAAAGCCTATGCAAAAATATCTATGCGTTTGGTGCCCAATCAATCGCACGAAAAAATTACCAAACTCTTTACCGAGTATTTTCTAAACGCGGCACCGGAATGCGTGCAAGTAAAAGTAACACCTATGCACGGTGGCGAAGCAGCCGTTACACCCACCAATTCCATAGCCTACATGGCTGCGGCAAAGGCTATTGAAACTACTTACGGCAAAGCGCCAATTCCGCTGCGCACTGGCGGAAGTATTCCTATTGTTACCATGTTTGAAAGCGTGTTGGGAACTAAATCGGTATTGCTGGGCTTTGGGTTAGATAGCGATTCTATTCATTCTCCTAATGAACATTATGGAGTTTGGAACTATTTTAAGGGTATAGAAACCATTCCATATTTCTTAAAGTACTTTGCAGAAATGAGTAAGTAA